The following proteins come from a genomic window of Natronosalvus vescus:
- a CDS encoding amidohydrolase, which translates to MTRTVRDRLGDVRRTFHRYPEPGWREFYTTSLLVDELEAIDARSEEAGTGGIDEIVVGPEAMDPDERMAVPNDDDLETWFDRARERGARQDVLEATEGGYTGVVARVRRGDGPSIGLRVDIDGLFVEEASDDDHEPAVEGFRSEHEGLMHACGHDAHMTIGLATLEAVLESDFDGTFTVFFQPAEEEAGGGKPMADGPYAEGLEYLLAVHVGLDHPTGKVVAGIVKPLAMSHIDATIRGRSAHAGKAPNEGHNAIQAMATAVQNAYGIPRHSGGMTRVNVGRVEAGTASNIIAERADVVAEVRGETTALMEYVKGELRRTFESAAAMHGCDLEFDVVSESPRADSDDELVDLVYDVAGETDGVDDTVRTADFGASEDATFLMRRVQDEGGLASYLIVGTDHPDSHHTPHFDVDERSLEIAVDVLVESVRRLEVERP; encoded by the coding sequence ATGACCCGAACGGTTCGCGACAGATTGGGCGACGTCAGGCGAACGTTCCACCGGTACCCCGAACCGGGCTGGCGGGAGTTCTACACCACCAGCCTGCTCGTCGACGAACTCGAGGCGATAGACGCCCGCAGCGAGGAGGCCGGGACGGGCGGGATCGACGAGATTGTCGTCGGACCGGAGGCGATGGATCCAGACGAACGGATGGCGGTTCCGAACGACGACGATCTCGAGACGTGGTTCGATCGCGCTCGCGAACGCGGGGCGCGTCAGGACGTGCTCGAGGCGACGGAGGGCGGTTACACCGGCGTCGTCGCCAGGGTGCGTCGGGGCGACGGGCCGTCGATCGGGCTCCGGGTCGACATCGACGGCCTGTTCGTCGAGGAGGCGAGCGACGACGACCACGAGCCCGCGGTTGAGGGATTCCGGTCGGAGCACGAGGGACTGATGCACGCGTGCGGACACGATGCTCACATGACGATCGGGCTGGCGACCCTCGAGGCGGTGCTCGAGAGCGATTTCGACGGCACGTTCACCGTCTTCTTCCAGCCGGCCGAGGAGGAAGCTGGCGGCGGGAAGCCAATGGCCGACGGCCCCTACGCTGAGGGACTCGAGTACCTCCTCGCCGTCCACGTCGGCCTCGACCATCCGACGGGGAAGGTCGTCGCGGGCATCGTCAAACCGCTGGCGATGAGCCACATCGACGCGACTATCCGCGGACGATCCGCCCACGCCGGAAAAGCGCCGAACGAGGGGCACAATGCGATCCAGGCGATGGCCACGGCGGTACAGAACGCCTACGGCATCCCGCGACACAGCGGCGGCATGACGCGGGTAAATGTGGGTCGCGTCGAGGCGGGAACCGCGAGCAACATCATCGCCGAACGAGCTGACGTCGTGGCCGAGGTTCGTGGCGAGACCACCGCCCTGATGGAGTACGTGAAAGGCGAACTCCGTCGCACGTTCGAGTCCGCCGCCGCCATGCACGGCTGTGACCTCGAGTTCGACGTCGTCAGCGAGTCGCCGCGGGCCGACAGCGACGACGAACTGGTCGACCTGGTGTACGACGTGGCCGGCGAAACGGACGGCGTTGACGACACGGTACGAACCGCGGATTTCGGGGCGAGCGAGGACGCGACGTTCCTCATGCGGCGCGTCCAGGATGAGGGCGGACTCGCGTCCTATCTAATCGTCGGCACCGATCACCCGGACAGCCACCACACACCTCATTTCGACGTCGACGAGCGCAGCCTCGAGATCGCTGTCGACGTACTCGTCGAGTCGGTTCGTCGACTCGAGGTCGAACGACCGTAA
- a CDS encoding BCCT family transporter, whose translation MADGGDLGAVGRFREEIDPIVFIFGTLLTVGVIAMFFFSRSTLAWAIGDPETAQEGVLNTFFLEYLNWALLVIVFLVVVFLLFLILGPWGKLKFGDDPPEYSFLSFFAMLYSAGFAAGVVFWGPTEALFYYDNPSPLFDVSSQSGEAMPIAIQQTLFHWALPQLAVFTIMGIAIGYFAYNYENVPLRVSSALTPILGRDNLDGPAAKAIDILAVFATIGGVATSLGFIGSQFVTGLDYQWGIDLGDTGILLVVTAMTLLFTISMVLGVNRGIRRLSNFNMVLFVILLLATFIVGPTIFLVLVGTQALSGMVTNFVSMSLYTGAGAEGGTQWVNDWTVFYWAWALSWSPFAGLFIARISRGRTVREVAFTGIVATSAATIPWFISLGGTALYAQHNEIADFSGVMAFEQGAEVTGFILFDAFPLGTVFMIAFMLLVTTFFITSADSSTLAVSMMTTGGKARPSNINRIFWGVVLGMTAAILMIQGGVDALQSAAIVTGGPFAFVCFLAMLGLIKHFSTKYGRVLLQEDTVLIGSSEDKPAVGGAAQAGDDD comes from the coding sequence ATGGCTGACGGCGGCGACCTCGGCGCTGTCGGGCGGTTCCGCGAGGAAATCGATCCGATCGTGTTCATCTTCGGTACGCTCCTGACGGTCGGTGTCATCGCGATGTTCTTCTTCAGCCGGAGCACCCTGGCCTGGGCTATCGGCGATCCCGAGACCGCCCAAGAGGGGGTTCTTAACACGTTCTTCCTCGAGTACCTCAACTGGGCGCTGCTGGTGATCGTGTTCCTGGTCGTCGTCTTCCTCCTGTTCCTGATACTAGGGCCGTGGGGGAAGCTCAAATTCGGGGACGATCCGCCGGAGTACAGCTTCCTGTCGTTTTTCGCGATGTTGTACTCCGCTGGCTTCGCCGCGGGCGTCGTGTTCTGGGGCCCGACGGAAGCGCTGTTTTACTACGACAATCCGTCGCCACTGTTCGACGTGTCGAGTCAATCGGGTGAGGCGATGCCGATCGCCATACAACAGACGCTCTTCCACTGGGCGTTGCCCCAGCTAGCCGTCTTCACGATCATGGGGATCGCGATCGGCTACTTCGCGTACAACTACGAGAACGTGCCACTTCGTGTGTCGTCGGCGCTCACGCCGATTCTCGGGCGCGACAACCTCGACGGCCCGGCTGCGAAGGCCATCGACATCCTCGCGGTCTTCGCGACCATCGGCGGCGTGGCGACCTCGCTCGGCTTCATCGGCAGCCAGTTCGTCACCGGACTCGACTACCAGTGGGGTATAGACCTGGGAGACACAGGCATCCTCCTCGTAGTCACGGCGATGACGCTCCTGTTTACGATTTCGATGGTTCTGGGGGTCAACCGCGGGATCAGGCGACTCTCGAACTTCAATATGGTGTTGTTCGTGATCCTCCTCCTGGCGACCTTCATCGTGGGGCCGACGATCTTCCTCGTCCTGGTCGGTACGCAGGCCCTCAGCGGAATGGTCACGAATTTCGTCTCTATGAGCCTCTACACCGGTGCGGGGGCGGAGGGCGGAACCCAGTGGGTGAACGACTGGACCGTCTTCTACTGGGCGTGGGCCCTCTCGTGGTCGCCGTTCGCGGGGCTGTTCATCGCGCGCATCTCCCGGGGTCGAACGGTACGGGAGGTCGCGTTCACGGGCATCGTCGCGACCTCGGCGGCGACGATTCCGTGGTTCATTTCACTGGGCGGTACCGCGCTGTATGCACAACACAACGAGATCGCCGACTTCAGCGGCGTCATGGCGTTCGAGCAGGGCGCCGAGGTCACTGGCTTCATCCTGTTCGATGCGTTCCCACTCGGGACGGTGTTCATGATCGCGTTCATGTTACTCGTGACGACGTTCTTCATCACGTCCGCGGACTCCTCGACGCTCGCGGTGTCGATGATGACGACCGGTGGGAAGGCGAGACCGTCGAACATCAACCGAATCTTCTGGGGAGTCGTCCTCGGGATGACCGCAGCGATCCTCATGATTCAGGGTGGTGTCGACGCGCTCCAGTCCGCCGCAATCGTCACCGGCGGGCCGTTCGCGTTCGTCTGCTTCCTCGCCATGCTCGGGCTGATCAAACACTTCAGCACGAAGTACGGCCGCGTCCTGCTTCAGGAGGACACCGTGTTGATCGGCTCCTCCGAGGACAAACCGGCTGTCGGCGGTGCGGCACAGGCAGGAGACGACGACTGA
- a CDS encoding TVP38/TMEM64 family protein yields the protein MSLPLAARALLGTVLLGVVLVGSVVVSPSASLGLLESVAGNPYRFGLVVAALYAIRPIFAWPTTPLAVVVGYGFGITLGVPIALLGVALTVIPVYLVVRWLTESSADRARVCATLPFGTTLERSHRVVTQYYETAGPFRGVVASRLAPIPSDVATGAAAVSGVRLRHLVAGTVVGEVPWTIAAVVLGASTATLAASVRDTGGLGEYGMALAVICTAAAVVLVAPAVYHLLRTQDGAPTA from the coding sequence ATGTCGTTACCGCTCGCCGCTCGAGCCCTCCTCGGAACCGTGCTCCTCGGCGTCGTCCTCGTTGGGAGCGTGGTGGTGTCCCCATCGGCGAGTCTCGGCCTCCTCGAGTCGGTCGCCGGCAATCCCTACCGGTTTGGCCTCGTCGTCGCCGCCCTGTACGCGATTCGCCCCATCTTCGCCTGGCCGACGACACCACTTGCCGTCGTGGTCGGCTACGGGTTCGGAATCACGCTGGGCGTTCCAATCGCCCTCCTTGGCGTCGCCCTGACGGTGATTCCGGTGTACCTGGTCGTTCGCTGGCTCACCGAGTCGTCGGCCGACCGAGCACGGGTGTGTGCAACGCTCCCGTTTGGAACCACCCTCGAGAGGAGCCACCGCGTGGTCACCCAATACTACGAAACCGCGGGCCCCTTCCGCGGTGTCGTCGCCTCACGGTTGGCCCCAATTCCATCGGACGTCGCGACGGGGGCGGCCGCGGTGAGCGGCGTTCGGCTTCGCCACCTCGTCGCCGGTACCGTCGTCGGAGAGGTACCGTGGACGATCGCAGCCGTCGTCCTCGGCGCGTCGACGGCGACGCTCGCAGCCAGCGTCCGTGACACCGGTGGACTGGGCGAGTACGGGATGGCGCTCGCAGTAATCTGCACGGCTGCAGCGGTGGTGCTCGTCGCCCCGGCGGTGTATCACCTCCTTCGGACGCAGGATGGGGCGCCGACCGCCTGA
- a CDS encoding aspartate aminotransferase family protein — protein sequence MGAEPPIEELHFADAPSVDAVPGPKSRTLLEKQREIDSSAVAYPNDIPLAFEAGKGATIRDVDGNTYIDMFAGIGVLNVGHANPYVVDAIHDQMDKLVHTVDFPTEARLDLIEKLDEIAPGSLAGNNRVVFGGPTGSDAIEASIKLAKFNTDGDGLIAFRGGYHGPTSGAMSLTSNTKFKGHYTPLLPDVVHAPYPYPFAQGKSPDDATKDALEEVRAIVEDPYSGLANPAGIFVEPIQGEGGVVVPPAGFLEGLREIADDNSLPLIFDEIQSGIGRTGEWFAADHFDVTPDAMTMAKALGGNGLPLSATMYREELDTWGPGDHAGTYRGHVTAMVGGTRAIEYIQAHDLLAHARDLGAHIRARLEEVAETTPVLGEVRGKGLFIGAEFVHEDGSPADNVVGSIQQYCYEHGVLVWTAGRYGSVLRLLPPLVLTRELADVALEVIADGIEHAAAEASPSR from the coding sequence ATGGGCGCCGAACCACCGATCGAGGAACTCCATTTCGCAGATGCACCGTCAGTCGACGCGGTTCCTGGGCCGAAGTCGCGCACACTGCTCGAGAAACAACGCGAGATCGACAGTAGCGCCGTCGCGTATCCGAACGACATCCCGCTGGCGTTCGAGGCGGGGAAGGGGGCGACGATCAGGGACGTCGACGGAAACACCTACATCGATATGTTCGCAGGGATCGGCGTCCTCAACGTCGGACACGCGAACCCGTACGTCGTCGACGCGATCCACGACCAGATGGACAAACTCGTCCACACGGTCGACTTCCCGACCGAGGCGCGCCTCGACCTCATCGAGAAACTCGACGAAATCGCTCCGGGCTCGCTCGCCGGGAACAATCGCGTCGTCTTCGGCGGCCCCACGGGGAGCGACGCCATCGAGGCGTCGATCAAACTCGCGAAGTTCAACACCGACGGCGACGGGCTGATCGCCTTCCGCGGGGGCTACCACGGCCCAACGAGCGGGGCGATGAGCCTCACCTCGAACACGAAATTCAAGGGCCACTACACGCCGTTGCTTCCGGACGTCGTTCACGCGCCGTACCCCTACCCGTTCGCCCAGGGAAAGAGCCCGGACGATGCCACGAAGGACGCCCTCGAGGAGGTTCGAGCCATCGTCGAAGACCCCTACAGCGGCCTCGCGAATCCGGCCGGGATCTTCGTCGAGCCGATTCAGGGCGAAGGCGGCGTCGTCGTCCCGCCGGCAGGGTTCCTCGAGGGCCTCAGGGAGATCGCCGACGACAACTCACTGCCGCTGATCTTCGACGAGATCCAGAGCGGGATTGGACGCACGGGCGAGTGGTTCGCCGCGGATCACTTCGACGTGACGCCCGACGCGATGACGATGGCGAAAGCCCTCGGCGGGAACGGTCTCCCGCTCTCGGCGACGATGTACCGCGAGGAACTCGACACCTGGGGACCGGGCGATCACGCAGGCACCTACCGCGGACACGTCACGGCGATGGTCGGCGGCACTCGTGCGATCGAGTACATCCAGGCCCACGATCTGCTCGCCCACGCCCGCGACCTCGGTGCGCACATTCGCGCCCGGTTGGAGGAAGTCGCCGAGACGACCCCCGTGCTTGGCGAGGTACGCGGCAAGGGGCTGTTCATCGGGGCCGAATTCGTCCACGAAGATGGGAGTCCCGCCGACAACGTCGTGGGTTCGATCCAGCAGTACTGTTACGAACACGGCGTGCTGGTGTGGACGGCCGGCCGGTACGGGAGCGTCCTCCGACTTCTGCCACCACTCGTACTAACGCGCGAGCTGGCCGACGTTGCCCTCGAGGTGATCGCCGACGGCATCGAGCACGCAGCCGCCGAAGCGTCGCCATCACGCTAA
- a CDS encoding DUF7115 domain-containing protein: MTVPGIVQSTLEGEEIATRVSLGGDDELFITPSRTIIYRAEGLLSDESVDEFDHSADRLTLSEGRRKTTFTLEYSIDGERSFSIPASRTDDVLHPVLAGVLTGNEITDPGETVHRTFRFSELTLIITSDRVVKHIGEAVWDSDYEGYHYDDVTNLSFEDGSVATQIVLETDGRQQRVKAPNDRADEVCERLKRALFAYYDVSTLEELNAAIAPEDDDSAARSTSGIDFGAGVDPLDANPPEPEEDEPAARSADSVAENDRLGTGSGSDGETTTAEYDESAADPGAGSGQSTGATQTAAGAARGATHSSDPELVDRIESLEAAVDAQTELLESQQRTIEQLIQELKQGR; the protein is encoded by the coding sequence ATGACTGTTCCCGGAATCGTCCAGTCGACGCTCGAGGGCGAGGAGATCGCCACTCGGGTGTCACTCGGTGGCGACGACGAACTGTTTATTACGCCCTCGAGAACCATCATCTACCGCGCTGAAGGTCTATTGAGCGACGAATCTGTCGATGAGTTCGACCACAGCGCCGATCGACTCACGCTCTCGGAAGGCCGTCGAAAGACCACGTTCACCCTCGAGTACTCCATCGATGGCGAGCGATCGTTTTCGATCCCAGCCAGTCGAACCGACGATGTTCTCCATCCGGTACTCGCCGGCGTCCTAACCGGCAACGAGATCACCGACCCCGGCGAGACCGTCCACCGGACGTTCCGCTTTAGCGAACTGACACTCATCATCACCAGCGACCGCGTCGTCAAACACATCGGCGAGGCCGTCTGGGACAGCGACTACGAAGGGTATCACTACGACGACGTGACGAATCTCTCGTTCGAGGACGGGAGCGTCGCCACCCAGATCGTCCTCGAGACCGACGGCCGCCAACAGCGGGTCAAAGCACCGAACGACCGGGCTGACGAAGTCTGTGAACGCCTCAAACGGGCGCTCTTTGCATACTACGACGTGAGCACGCTCGAGGAACTCAACGCAGCTATCGCCCCCGAGGACGACGACTCGGCGGCTCGATCGACCTCGGGCATCGACTTCGGAGCGGGAGTCGATCCACTCGATGCCAACCCGCCCGAACCGGAGGAAGACGAGCCAGCGGCGAGGTCGGCTGATTCGGTGGCTGAGAACGATCGGCTCGGGACAGGGAGCGGATCCGACGGTGAAACGACCACGGCGGAGTACGACGAGTCGGCTGCAGACCCAGGCGCAGGTAGTGGCCAATCGACGGGGGCGACACAGACAGCGGCGGGCGCGGCGCGTGGCGCTACGCACAGCAGCGATCCGGAATTAGTCGACCGAATCGAATCGCTCGAGGCGGCCGTCGACGCCCAGACGGAGTTACTCGAGTCCCAGCAGCGAACGATCGAACAGTTGATTCAGGAGCTCAAGCAGGGTCGGTAA
- a CDS encoding HVO_2523 family zinc finger protein, whose protein sequence is MHPPDDTNGPPCPRCEASLYKRHCKYVCPQHGVIYDCSDPFR, encoded by the coding sequence ATGCACCCACCAGACGACACCAACGGCCCACCCTGTCCGCGCTGTGAGGCATCCCTCTACAAACGCCACTGTAAGTACGTCTGCCCACAGCACGGGGTCATCTACGATTGTTCAGATCCGTTCCGCTGA
- a CDS encoding DUF4234 domain-containing protein yields the protein MSKRTVTNEGAFRHRSLGKQVLFTIITFGFYRKDRPSASGLEPEGEGRKLH from the coding sequence ATGTCTAAACGGACAGTCACGAACGAGGGTGCGTTCCGCCACCGGTCACTCGGAAAGCAGGTACTGTTCACGATCATAACGTTCGGATTCTACAGAAAAGACAGGCCGAGTGCCTCGGGGCTTGAACCCGAGGGTGAAGGCCGTAAACTCCACTAA
- a CDS encoding response regulator transcription factor — translation MSTQPTILVVDDETELTDLYATWVGDSYDVLTAYDGRSALEQLTDEVDIVLLDRHMPDLTGDEVLEEIRRRGHDCWVIMVTAVDPGLDIVALDIDDYVTKPVTRSQLTRIIDTLRVQSRYLQDGRRELQALSNKKDTLEDELTMEELEGTETYQQLEDELGKLGESLGDGFEEA, via the coding sequence ATGTCTACTCAACCGACGATCCTCGTCGTCGACGACGAGACCGAACTCACGGATCTGTATGCGACCTGGGTTGGGGATAGCTACGACGTTCTCACCGCCTACGACGGTCGATCTGCTCTCGAGCAACTGACCGACGAGGTCGACATCGTCCTTCTGGATCGCCACATGCCGGATCTCACCGGCGACGAAGTGCTCGAAGAGATACGTCGCCGTGGCCACGATTGCTGGGTCATCATGGTGACCGCAGTCGACCCGGGTCTCGACATCGTTGCACTCGATATCGACGACTACGTCACGAAACCCGTCACGCGAAGTCAGCTCACCCGCATCATCGATACGCTCCGGGTTCAGTCGCGATACTTACAGGACGGACGTCGCGAACTCCAGGCGCTCTCGAACAAGAAAGACACCCTCGAGGACGAACTCACGATGGAGGAACTCGAGGGTACGGAGACCTACCAGCAACTCGAGGACGAGTTGGGCAAGTTAGGTGAGTCGCTGGGTGATGGTTTCGAGGAGGCATAA
- a CDS encoding DUF5830 family protein, producing MDERVELGLALLERLEHDSLPLPDLLDRIETITTNPTLTRTILDEAELRGIIEREDGIVRVKSRQYVRFQEQVVTKEGDFHCQRCGSSLSTGHFIKLEAGEIGPFGSSCIRKVTGRE from the coding sequence ATGGACGAGCGCGTCGAACTCGGGCTCGCGCTGCTCGAGCGACTCGAACACGACTCACTCCCCCTCCCGGATCTCCTCGATCGGATCGAGACGATCACGACCAATCCGACGCTGACCCGGACGATCCTCGACGAGGCCGAACTTCGGGGAATCATCGAGCGTGAGGACGGCATTGTCCGCGTGAAGAGCCGACAGTACGTCCGTTTTCAGGAACAGGTCGTGACGAAAGAGGGTGACTTTCACTGCCAGCGGTGTGGCTCCAGCCTGTCGACTGGTCACTTCATCAAACTCGAGGCCGGCGAAATCGGCCCCTTCGGCTCGTCGTGTATCCGCAAAGTCACAGGTCGGGAGTGA
- a CDS encoding D-2-hydroxyacid dehydrogenase, which translates to MTDARQDVVVLREGTEGLATEPYADLLRDRLPSYDVRHAPTPQAERTLVERAPIVTGVRIDEALLERAAELELFACAFAGTEHLPMDALEDRGVIVTNAGGIHAPGIAEQALGNMLVFARRLHEGWRRKRNREWRHFQSFELTGSTVTVVGLGSIGTELVTRLEGFSVETIGVRYSPEKGGPTDEVIGFDDDAIHDALARTDYLVIACPLTETTRGLIGSEAFATLPPHAVLVNTARGPIVDTDALVSAIQTNGIRGAALDVTDPEPLPPDHPLWDFENVLITPHTGGHTPKHWNRLADIVARNVEVLEETGSANDLENVVFAP; encoded by the coding sequence ATGACCGATGCTCGTCAGGACGTCGTCGTCCTCCGCGAAGGAACCGAGGGGCTCGCGACGGAACCGTACGCCGATCTCCTGCGCGACCGACTCCCGAGCTACGACGTCAGACACGCGCCGACGCCGCAAGCCGAACGCACGCTCGTCGAACGGGCACCGATCGTCACGGGCGTCCGCATCGACGAGGCGCTCCTCGAGCGCGCCGCGGAACTCGAGCTCTTCGCCTGTGCGTTCGCCGGTACGGAACACCTTCCGATGGACGCGCTCGAGGATCGCGGCGTGATTGTGACCAATGCCGGGGGCATCCACGCGCCCGGCATCGCCGAACAGGCGCTCGGGAACATGCTGGTGTTCGCCCGACGGCTCCACGAGGGGTGGCGGCGGAAGCGAAACCGCGAGTGGCGTCACTTCCAGTCGTTCGAGCTGACGGGGTCGACGGTCACGGTCGTCGGCCTCGGCTCGATCGGCACCGAACTGGTGACCCGACTCGAGGGGTTTTCCGTCGAGACGATCGGCGTCAGGTACAGTCCGGAGAAGGGTGGGCCGACGGACGAGGTCATCGGCTTCGACGACGATGCCATCCACGACGCGCTCGCTCGAACCGACTACCTCGTGATCGCCTGCCCGCTTACGGAGACGACCCGCGGCCTCATCGGCTCCGAGGCGTTCGCGACGCTCCCGCCACACGCTGTCCTCGTCAACACCGCTCGAGGCCCGATCGTCGACACCGACGCGCTGGTGTCGGCGATTCAGACCAACGGCATTCGCGGGGCGGCACTCGACGTCACCGATCCCGAACCGCTTCCTCCCGACCATCCGCTGTGGGACTTCGAGAACGTTCTCATCACGCCACACACCGGTGGTCACACCCCGAAACACTGGAACCGACTAGCCGACATCGTCGCGAGAAACGTCGAGGTACTCGAGGAGACGGGATCCGCGAACGATCTCGAGAACGTGGTGTTTGCGCCCTGA
- a CDS encoding M24 family metallopeptidase has translation MTATPFERAEYERRVDRTKERMREAGLETLFVTDPANMNYLTGYDGWSFYVHQGVVVSLDHDQPVWIGREMDANGAKATVWIDHEHIRSYSDDHVQSPVGKHPMDYVATVLEEMELDRTAIGVEMDAYYYTAHSHERLQQNLPGASFDDATLLVNEVRIVKSDQELEYIEQAVELSDAAMQAGLDALEEGVPESTVAAEIYHTLIDGVDGMGGDYPAIVPLMPSGDHTGTPHLTWSDDPFRAGDPVIIELSGCRHRYHSPLARTAVVGNVPDEMQRVADVVVEGLNAALDTAKPGVTCEAVERAWRETIAEHGIEKESRIGYSMGCGYPPDWGEHTASLRPGDETVLEENMTFHMIPGIWFDEFGVEISESFRVTSTGAERFSSFPQELFSV, from the coding sequence ATGACAGCCACACCATTCGAGCGAGCGGAGTACGAACGGCGAGTCGACCGAACCAAAGAGCGAATGCGAGAAGCAGGTCTCGAGACGCTGTTCGTCACCGACCCGGCCAACATGAACTACCTCACCGGCTACGACGGCTGGTCGTTCTACGTCCACCAGGGCGTCGTCGTCTCACTCGATCACGACCAGCCGGTGTGGATCGGTCGCGAGATGGACGCCAACGGGGCGAAAGCGACGGTCTGGATCGACCACGAGCACATCAGATCCTACAGCGACGATCACGTCCAGTCGCCCGTCGGCAAACACCCGATGGACTACGTGGCGACCGTCCTCGAGGAGATGGAGCTCGATCGAACCGCCATCGGCGTCGAGATGGACGCCTACTACTACACCGCTCACTCCCACGAGCGACTGCAACAGAACCTCCCCGGGGCGTCGTTCGACGACGCGACGCTCCTGGTGAACGAGGTACGCATCGTGAAATCAGACCAAGAACTCGAGTACATCGAGCAGGCGGTCGAACTGTCTGACGCGGCGATGCAAGCGGGGCTGGACGCGCTCGAGGAAGGCGTCCCCGAGTCGACCGTCGCGGCCGAAATTTATCACACGCTGATCGACGGCGTGGACGGAATGGGTGGGGACTACCCCGCCATCGTTCCGTTGATGCCCTCCGGAGACCACACGGGGACGCCCCACCTGACGTGGTCGGACGATCCATTCCGGGCAGGCGATCCCGTCATCATCGAACTCTCAGGCTGTCGACACCGCTATCACTCGCCGTTGGCCCGGACGGCCGTCGTCGGCAACGTGCCCGACGAGATGCAGCGCGTGGCCGACGTCGTCGTCGAGGGTCTGAACGCCGCCCTCGATACCGCCAAACCGGGCGTCACCTGCGAGGCAGTCGAACGGGCCTGGCGGGAGACCATCGCCGAACACGGCATCGAGAAGGAATCGCGCATCGGCTACTCGATGGGGTGTGGCTACCCGCCGGACTGGGGCGAGCACACGGCCAGCCTCCGCCCCGGCGACGAGACGGTGCTCGAGGAGAACATGACCTTCCACATGATTCCCGGCATCTGGTTCGACGAGTTCGGCGTCGAGATCAGCGAGTCGTTCCGGGTGACGAGTACGGGTGCGGAGCGGTTCTCATCGTTCCCGCAGGAACTGTTCTCGGTCTGA
- a CDS encoding EamA family transporter, giving the protein MIPELPQPILGILLASLAAIMWAIQYLCVRVGTDDGDVLSAVIVTIAVNLALLAPAVLVVYPRPYSGLFTPLSLVAFTAAGLVGTLLARLLMYKSIETIGASRTSPVIAANVFFATVLAVVFLEESLTFVHVVGIVLIVGGVAVISWDTASSEPDQSLRELGLSLLLPVVAAAAIGIEPIFVSIGLEEGTPAIPGVLAMTAAGGIGFVGYLLWRRQPVQLSVRSPSTAWYVAAGVSSAIGLVTYFAALEVAPVVIVVPLLQTTPLLVVVLSALFLPQRLERVTLLTVVAALVVVGGAILVSVSG; this is encoded by the coding sequence ATGATTCCCGAACTCCCACAACCGATCCTCGGGATCCTCCTCGCGAGCCTCGCGGCGATCATGTGGGCGATCCAGTACCTGTGCGTTCGCGTCGGAACGGATGATGGTGACGTTCTCTCGGCCGTTATCGTCACCATCGCGGTCAATCTCGCGTTGCTCGCTCCGGCTGTCCTCGTCGTCTACCCGCGGCCGTACTCGGGACTGTTCACCCCGCTCTCTCTCGTCGCGTTTACCGCCGCGGGACTCGTCGGCACGCTCCTCGCCCGACTCCTCATGTACAAGAGCATCGAAACGATCGGGGCGAGTCGAACCTCGCCCGTGATCGCCGCGAACGTCTTCTTCGCGACCGTCCTCGCGGTGGTCTTCCTCGAGGAGTCCCTCACGTTCGTGCACGTCGTCGGCATCGTCCTCATCGTCGGCGGGGTCGCCGTCATCTCCTGGGATACCGCGTCGTCAGAACCCGATCAGTCCCTTCGGGAACTCGGCCTCTCGCTGTTGCTCCCCGTGGTGGCCGCTGCGGCGATCGGCATCGAACCGATCTTCGTCTCAATCGGTCTCGAGGAGGGGACGCCCGCCATCCCCGGTGTGCTGGCCATGACTGCCGCCGGTGGAATCGGGTTCGTTGGCTACCTCCTGTGGCGACGACAGCCCGTTCAACTATCGGTGCGGAGCCCCTCGACCGCTTGGTACGTCGCCGCAGGCGTCTCGAGTGCGATCGGTCTCGTCACGTACTTCGCGGCGCTCGAGGTCGCCCCCGTCGTGATCGTCGTTCCCCTGTTGCAAACGACGCCGTTGCTCGTCGTCGTCCTCTCCGCGCTGTTTCTCCCGCAGCGTCTCGAGCGGGTCACGCTACTCACGGTGGTCGCTGCGCTCGTCGTCGTGGGTGGGGCGATTCTGGTGTCGGTTTCGGGGTGA